The following are from one region of the Magallana gigas chromosome 6, xbMagGiga1.1, whole genome shotgun sequence genome:
- the LOC105325725 gene encoding uncharacterized protein DDB_G0284459 isoform X1, with the protein MVKMSVSSVPSAGSSARSTPVPMQNSPGLGPYKPITPSQYGASIGKQSDDELRRQGVDDLLRMVRRLESENRSIIAEHSSIIKDVNRRVQIYNKEMRGLKDINQKLQDDNQELRDLCCFLDDDRQRSRKLAREWQRFGRYTASVMRSEVSAYQEKLKALENKQDELISENTELKELCLYLDQERIRFTQTRDDGDGSSNSTTAGHEENNQPPQIPDVAVTNNVNRRDSTYIQQLESQVQQLEKEKTDLQKSGHKFSSPDKQSPNPPSHLQLKGSPVKPVQSLLASEQRGTPVGKNGSDQHSSVPSTPSTLADTPSKPEAVVHAMKVLEVHEQLERPKTDVGGENLDDKEKAIVREMCNVVWRKLGDTKSERDTPHPVYENMAPPPPPVPPPHRQPSQGPVGETRKSPSSSSVPNHDYQQNNAQHYLPPQGSPQYNANPDSFGNYQTSPPGGPVLQCNSTVPHPGSSHTVHSHNLPHYQQYRSPPPLYPKERPPASVSSYDSDHSSYASQPYDRPNLPSNYYKDRLGHGGQGGQYDQLKSNYQHRASSQSDLIPPPSPRQPYKKHFSQSDVRGRDYNRGGQNPTQGPHNYSQELRDRGRPRESSVPREAREGSYTREVREGSYTREAREGSYSRETSASRDGDPRRTRELRTPDPWDLRDPRHEAISKTSKGSYH; encoded by the exons ATGGTGAAAATGAGCGTTTCGTCAGTGCCATCTGCAGGGTCAAGTGCTCGTAGTACACCTGTACCGATGCAAAACTCGCCAGGTCTGGGACCTTACAAACCTATTACCCCCAGCCAGTACGGTGCCTCGATAGGTAAACAGAGTGATGATGAGCTCAGAAGACAGGGGGTGGATGATCTTCTACGTATGGTGAGGCGTCTTGAATCAGAAAACCGATCAATCATCGCTGAGCATAGTAGCATCATCAAAGACGTAAACAGACGAGTCCAGATCTACAACAAGGAGATGCGAGGTCTCAAAGACATTAATCAGAAATTGCAAGACGACAACCAAGAACTCAGAGACCTCTGTTGTTTTCTGGATGATGACAGACAGAGAAGTAGAAAACTGGCTCGCGAATGGCAGAGATTTGGCCGTTACACTGCATCGGTAATGAGAAGTGAGGTCTCTGCATATCAAGAAAAGCTCAAAGCTCTTGAGAACAAGCAGGACGAGTTGATCTCCGAAAACACTGAGCTAAAAGAGCTGTGCTTGTACCTTGACCAAGAACGAATTCGCTTTACCCAGACTCGAGACGATGGTGATGGCAGTAGCAATAGTACAACAGCCGGGCATGAAGAAAATAATCAACCCCCACAGATTCCTGATGTAGCTGTTACAAACAATGTGAATAGAAGAG ATTCAACTTACATCCAACAACTTGAGTCTCAAGTCCAACAATTAGAGAAAGAAAAAACAGATTTACAG AAATCTGGGCACAAATTTTCGAGCCCTGACAAACAGTCCCCGAATCCTCCATCCCACCTGCAGTTAAAAGGCTCACCAGTAAAACCAGTG CAGAGTCTTCTGGCCTCGGAGCAGAGAGGTACACCTGTGGGGAAGAATGGCAGTGACCAGCATTCCTCGGTACCCAGCACCCCCAGTACCCTGGCAGACACACCCTCCAAACCAGAGGCTGTAGTACATGCCATGAAG GTGCTCGAAGTCCACGAACAACTAGAACGTCCCAAGACAGACGTAGGGGGAGAGAACCTAGATGATAAAGAGAAGGCTATAGTTAGAGAGATGTGCAAC GTTGTATGGAGGAAACTGGGGGACACTAAATCTGAGAGAGATACCCCACATCCAGTCTATGAAAATATggccccaccccctcccccagtACCCCCACCCCACAGACAACCATCCCAGGGCCCAGTCGGTGAGACCAGAAAATCCCCCTCCTCATCCAGTGTCCCAAATCATGACTATCAGCAGAACAATGCCCAACATTACCTCCCACCTCAAGGCTCTCCACAGTACAATGCTAATCCTGATTCTTTTGGCAATTATCAAACCTCTCCCCCTGGGGGCCCTGTTTTGCAGTGCAATTCTACAGTGCCCCACCCTGGATCCTCTCACACAGTGCATTCCCACAACCTGCCCCACTACCAACAGTATAGGTCCCCACCCCCCCTCTACCCCAAAGAGAGACCCCCAGCATCAGTATCCTCATATGATAGTGACCATAGCTCCTATGCCTCACAACCTTATGACCGACCAAATCTACCCTCCAATTACTATAAGGACAGACTTGGACATGGGGGTCAAGGGGGACAGTATGACCAGTTAAAGTCCAACTATCAGCACAGGGCAAGTTCTCAGTCAGATCTGATCCCACCCCCTTCACCTAGACAGCCATACAAAAAGCATTTCTCTCAGTCAGATGTGAGAGGAAGAGATTACAACAGAGGAGGTCAGAACCCAACACAAGGACCGCACAACTATAGCCAAGAGTTGAGGGACAGGGGGAGACCCAGGGAAAGCAGCGTTCCCCGTGAGGCTAGGGAGGGCAGCTATACACGAGAAGTTAGGGAGGGCAGTTATACGAGGGAGGCCAGAGAGGGTAGCTATTCCCGAGAGACTAGTGCATCCAGAGATGGAGATCCAAGGAGAACAAGGGAATTACGTACACCGGATCCCTGGGATTTGAGGGATCCCAGACATGAGGCTATATCTAAAACCAGTAAGGGATCTTACCATTGA
- the LOC105325725 gene encoding uncharacterized protein DDB_G0284459 isoform X2, with the protein MVKMSVSSVPSAGSSARSTPVPMQNSPGLGPYKPITPSQYGASIGKQSDDELRRQGVDDLLRMVRRLESENRSIIAEHSSIIKDVNRRVQIYNKEMRGLKDINQKLQDDNQELRDLCCFLDDDRQRSRKLAREWQRFGRYTASVMRSEVSAYQEKLKALENKQDELISENTELKELCLYLDQERIRFTQTRDDGDGSSNSTTAGHEENNQPPQIPDVAVTNNVNRRDSTYIQQLESQVQQLEKEKTDLQKSGHKFSSPDKQSPNPPSHLQLKGSPVKPVSLLASEQRGTPVGKNGSDQHSSVPSTPSTLADTPSKPEAVVHAMKVLEVHEQLERPKTDVGGENLDDKEKAIVREMCNVVWRKLGDTKSERDTPHPVYENMAPPPPPVPPPHRQPSQGPVGETRKSPSSSSVPNHDYQQNNAQHYLPPQGSPQYNANPDSFGNYQTSPPGGPVLQCNSTVPHPGSSHTVHSHNLPHYQQYRSPPPLYPKERPPASVSSYDSDHSSYASQPYDRPNLPSNYYKDRLGHGGQGGQYDQLKSNYQHRASSQSDLIPPPSPRQPYKKHFSQSDVRGRDYNRGGQNPTQGPHNYSQELRDRGRPRESSVPREAREGSYTREVREGSYTREAREGSYSRETSASRDGDPRRTRELRTPDPWDLRDPRHEAISKTSKGSYH; encoded by the exons ATGGTGAAAATGAGCGTTTCGTCAGTGCCATCTGCAGGGTCAAGTGCTCGTAGTACACCTGTACCGATGCAAAACTCGCCAGGTCTGGGACCTTACAAACCTATTACCCCCAGCCAGTACGGTGCCTCGATAGGTAAACAGAGTGATGATGAGCTCAGAAGACAGGGGGTGGATGATCTTCTACGTATGGTGAGGCGTCTTGAATCAGAAAACCGATCAATCATCGCTGAGCATAGTAGCATCATCAAAGACGTAAACAGACGAGTCCAGATCTACAACAAGGAGATGCGAGGTCTCAAAGACATTAATCAGAAATTGCAAGACGACAACCAAGAACTCAGAGACCTCTGTTGTTTTCTGGATGATGACAGACAGAGAAGTAGAAAACTGGCTCGCGAATGGCAGAGATTTGGCCGTTACACTGCATCGGTAATGAGAAGTGAGGTCTCTGCATATCAAGAAAAGCTCAAAGCTCTTGAGAACAAGCAGGACGAGTTGATCTCCGAAAACACTGAGCTAAAAGAGCTGTGCTTGTACCTTGACCAAGAACGAATTCGCTTTACCCAGACTCGAGACGATGGTGATGGCAGTAGCAATAGTACAACAGCCGGGCATGAAGAAAATAATCAACCCCCACAGATTCCTGATGTAGCTGTTACAAACAATGTGAATAGAAGAG ATTCAACTTACATCCAACAACTTGAGTCTCAAGTCCAACAATTAGAGAAAGAAAAAACAGATTTACAG AAATCTGGGCACAAATTTTCGAGCCCTGACAAACAGTCCCCGAATCCTCCATCCCACCTGCAGTTAAAAGGCTCACCAGTAAAACCAGTG AGTCTTCTGGCCTCGGAGCAGAGAGGTACACCTGTGGGGAAGAATGGCAGTGACCAGCATTCCTCGGTACCCAGCACCCCCAGTACCCTGGCAGACACACCCTCCAAACCAGAGGCTGTAGTACATGCCATGAAG GTGCTCGAAGTCCACGAACAACTAGAACGTCCCAAGACAGACGTAGGGGGAGAGAACCTAGATGATAAAGAGAAGGCTATAGTTAGAGAGATGTGCAAC GTTGTATGGAGGAAACTGGGGGACACTAAATCTGAGAGAGATACCCCACATCCAGTCTATGAAAATATggccccaccccctcccccagtACCCCCACCCCACAGACAACCATCCCAGGGCCCAGTCGGTGAGACCAGAAAATCCCCCTCCTCATCCAGTGTCCCAAATCATGACTATCAGCAGAACAATGCCCAACATTACCTCCCACCTCAAGGCTCTCCACAGTACAATGCTAATCCTGATTCTTTTGGCAATTATCAAACCTCTCCCCCTGGGGGCCCTGTTTTGCAGTGCAATTCTACAGTGCCCCACCCTGGATCCTCTCACACAGTGCATTCCCACAACCTGCCCCACTACCAACAGTATAGGTCCCCACCCCCCCTCTACCCCAAAGAGAGACCCCCAGCATCAGTATCCTCATATGATAGTGACCATAGCTCCTATGCCTCACAACCTTATGACCGACCAAATCTACCCTCCAATTACTATAAGGACAGACTTGGACATGGGGGTCAAGGGGGACAGTATGACCAGTTAAAGTCCAACTATCAGCACAGGGCAAGTTCTCAGTCAGATCTGATCCCACCCCCTTCACCTAGACAGCCATACAAAAAGCATTTCTCTCAGTCAGATGTGAGAGGAAGAGATTACAACAGAGGAGGTCAGAACCCAACACAAGGACCGCACAACTATAGCCAAGAGTTGAGGGACAGGGGGAGACCCAGGGAAAGCAGCGTTCCCCGTGAGGCTAGGGAGGGCAGCTATACACGAGAAGTTAGGGAGGGCAGTTATACGAGGGAGGCCAGAGAGGGTAGCTATTCCCGAGAGACTAGTGCATCCAGAGATGGAGATCCAAGGAGAACAAGGGAATTACGTACACCGGATCCCTGGGATTTGAGGGATCCCAGACATGAGGCTATATCTAAAACCAGTAAGGGATCTTACCATTGA